Proteins found in one Oncorhynchus mykiss isolate Arlee chromosome 3, USDA_OmykA_1.1, whole genome shotgun sequence genomic segment:
- the LOC110520018 gene encoding solute carrier family 40 member 1, with product MDNAGSKKRCCESVQEFFTSPKFLIYLGHGLSTWGDRMWNFAVAVFLVGLYGNSLLLTAVYGLVVAGSVLLLGAIIGDWVDKNPRLKVAQTSLVVQNFSVILCGILLMVVFQFKEQIAELYNGWILTCCYILVISIANIANLASTAMAITIQRDWVVVVAGQDSSKLADMNATVRIIDQLTNILAPMLVGQIMSFGSNFIGCGFIAGWNLCSMCLEYGLLWKVYQKTPALALKAGKKEDDQELKQLNFPKELENGKGTVEGSQLMNEMAVVKADSPKKTSCCYQITEPLRTIRDGWVAYYNQSIFFAGMSLSFLYMTVLGFDCITTGYAYTQGLNGSVLSLLMGASAVSGICGTVAFTWVRKKCGLIRTGFISGVVQLSCLVLCVASVFAPGSPFDLSISPFQDIYSHLIGDSGNLPEADHPASMLNIDGLLVNGSTALPAEELPPLQSYLSVSLLFAGVIAARIGLWSFDLTVTQLIQENVIESERGVINGVQNSMNYLLDLLHFIMVILAPNPEAFGLLVILSVSFVAMGHIMYFRFAFKSLGRRLFLCCSPEQKAQALPDSPSSLPTTV from the exons GGCGATCGTATGTGGAACTTCGCTGTAGCCGTATTTCTGGTGGGGCTGTATGGCAACAGCCTCCTGCTCACGGCTGTGTACGGACTGGTGGTGGCAGGGTCAGTGCTGCTCCTTGGAGCCATTATCGGTGACTGGGTTGACAAAAACCCAAGACTCAAAG TGGCCCAGACTTCGCTGGTTGTCCAGAATTTTTCTGTCATACTATGTGGGATCCTCTTGATGGTGGTTTTCCAGTTCAAAGAACAGATTGCAGAGTTATACAATGGATGGATTTTG ACATGCTGCTATATCCTGGTCATCTCCATAGCCAACATTGCTAATTTGGCCAGTACTGCCATGGCAATTACCATCCAGAGAGACTGGGTGGTGGTTGTGGCTGGACAGGACAGCAGCAAGCTGGCAG ACATGAACGCCACAGTGCGGATCATCGACCAGCTGACCAACATCCTAGCGCCCATGCTGGTGGGTCAGATCATGTCTTTTGGCTCAAACTTCATTGGTTGCGGCTTTATTGCGGGCTGGAACCTGTGCTCTATGTGCCTTGAGTACGGTCTGCTATGGAAGGTCTACCAGAAAACCCCGGCACTGGCCTTGAAGGCTGGCAAAAAAGAGGATGACCAGGAACTGAAACAACTTAACTTCCCGAAAG AGCTAGAAAACGGCAAGGGCACAGTAGAGGGCTCCCAGCTCATGAACGAgatggctgtcgtcaaggccgaCTCTCCCAAGAAGACGAGCTGCTGCTACCAGATAACAGAGCCCCTGCGCACCATCCGCGACGGCTGGGTGGCCTACTACAACCAGTCCATCTTCTTCGCAGGCATGTCGCTGTCCTTCCTCTACATGACGGTGCTGGGATTTGACTGCATCACCACGGGCTACGCCTACACCCAGGGCCTCAACGGCTCTGTGCTTAGCCTGCTGATGGGTGCCTCAGCCGTGTCAGGCATCTGTGGCACGGTGGCCTTCACCTGGGTTCGCAAGAAGTGTGGCCTAATCCGCACAGGCTTCATCTCGGGTGTGGTGCAACTCTCCTGCCTAGTTCTGTGCGTGGCGTCCGTCTTCGCACCGGGCAGCCCCTTCGACCTCAGCATTTCGCccttccaggacatctacagccaCCTGATCGGAGACAGTGGCAACTTACCAGAGGCCGACCATCCGGCTAGCATGCTGAACATCGATGGTCTGCTGGTCAACGGTTCGACTGCACTGCCCGCTGAAGAACTGCCGCCTCTGCAGTCCTACCTGTCAGTCAGCCTGCTGTTTGCAGGGGTTATTGCTGCTAGAATTG GTCTATGGTCCTTTGACTTAACCGTGACCCAGCTCATCCAAGAGAATGTGATCGAGTCAGAGAGGGGGGTGATTAATGGTGTCCAGAACTCCATGAACTACCTCCTGGACCTGTTGCACTTTATCATGGTGATTCTGGCGCCCAACCCTGAGGCCTTTGGCCTTCTCGTCATCCTCTCCGTCTCCTTCGTGGCCATGGGCCACATCATGTACTTCAGGTTTGCCTTCAAGAGCCTCGGGCGGCGCCTCTTCCTCTGCTGCTCGCCAGAGCAGAAGGCCCAGGCCCTCCCGGACTCTCCCTCCTCGCTTCCCACCACCGTGTAG